In one window of Paracoccus saliphilus DNA:
- a CDS encoding sulfite exporter TauE/SafE family protein, whose protein sequence is MANYLFPALILVTTGAFAGMLAGLLGIGGGIVLVPAFLLLFTQAGFGGPDVMQLSLATSLATIIVTSMRSVMAHHRKGAVDWQVLRSWAAGIGIGALIGVLTVGALRTQVLQLIFAGLVIIIASYMAISRVHWRLAEEMPGGWRRIVISPLIGFVSVLLGIGGGSIGVPLMTLHGRSIHRAVATAAGFGLLIAVPSVVAFLFLPVSNAPPMTVGSVNLPVFLLTIAMTLITAPLGANLAHRTDAQRLKRYFAVFLLLVAFNMLRKTLMG, encoded by the coding sequence ATGGCGAATTATCTCTTCCCCGCATTGATCCTTGTCACCACCGGAGCCTTTGCCGGCATGTTGGCCGGCCTATTGGGAATCGGCGGCGGAATCGTGTTGGTACCGGCCTTCCTGCTGCTGTTCACGCAGGCGGGATTCGGCGGGCCCGACGTGATGCAGCTTTCCCTGGCGACCTCACTGGCGACGATCATCGTCACCTCGATGCGCTCGGTCATGGCGCATCATCGCAAGGGGGCGGTGGATTGGCAGGTGCTGCGAAGCTGGGCCGCGGGGATCGGGATCGGTGCGCTGATCGGTGTGCTGACGGTCGGAGCCCTGCGGACGCAGGTATTGCAATTGATATTTGCCGGGCTGGTCATCATCATCGCCAGTTATATGGCGATCTCGCGCGTGCATTGGCGGCTGGCCGAAGAGATGCCGGGCGGTTGGCGCCGCATCGTGATCTCGCCGCTGATCGGGTTTGTCTCGGTGCTGTTGGGGATTGGCGGAGGCAGTATCGGTGTGCCCCTGATGACCCTGCACGGCCGCTCCATTCATCGTGCCGTGGCGACGGCGGCAGGCTTCGGACTGCTGATCGCCGTACCCTCTGTCGTGGCTTTCCTGTTCCTGCCGGTGTCCAACGCGCCGCCAATGACGGTCGGTTCGGTCAACCTGCCGGTATTCCTGCTCACCATCGCCATGACGCTGATTACCGCGCCGCTCGGGGCCAATCTCGCGCATCGCACGGATGCGCAGCGGCTCAAGCGGTATTTCGCGGTTTTCCTGCTGCTGGTCGCCTTCAACATGCTGCGAAAGACATTGATG